The following coding sequences are from one Vicugna pacos chromosome 11, VicPac4, whole genome shotgun sequence window:
- the DCLRE1A gene encoding DNA cross-link repair 1A protein: MTIKHFAMLEDIFLEEDIWEYKSKRKPKPLHSNNCSENIPKSVEKATDGKHQSKRNRNKKRTVEANEKAKAPEMCLGETASQTSLASSQNSDGEDGVQQCQDQETTPGKHSRTQKNKHVSPKIRPVYDGYCPNCQMPFSALLGQTPRWHVFECLDSPPVSETECPDGHLCTSTIPSHYKRYTHLLLARSRASNSPFSSPSRGSGGRFSETNSVSLCSPEEKWSLYQKQTDDVKNVSSDPLLVTQCLRKSQSPTETDKKISSSANIQTSQPAPQFTELVNNDKLVGVGFPLAEQLDSQNNSEHINLPLPENDFSNCEISYSPLQSDEETCDIDENLDDSQQQVFFMESSEDGSLEDDSSSTLLKKLHDPFLKDQEDSCPEVDSFLTQDKYNKELYKCNTLNDSSQLTFQNKSILSRENPAYTDDDFMLFPPALGGVFTSPGYQATKAKPDESAFHSSQSSKKKQVTEPSAVCNQISLPLLKSKVSKPFESQGGGCGSLHPTQGKRRELSSRNFNAKNNTNSGCFCRKAFDGLLDSKDTALNTETLPSTPTAAKSLKVLPSGPKRGATPPSAKVMKQMDIGVYFGLPPKRKEEKSLEENALEEMNLNAVVSPNEKRSRQCKRKAEKSLGDLELEANNLSESRPSVELSSKKSQHQRKRLKKSDSPQESVHQKSSDHLINKTESGKVNLSKDKAFKSTHERLQRKRMKTPESDHAGELRKRTCPFYKKIPGTGFTVDAFQYGHVEGCTAYFLTHFHSDHYAGLSKNFTFPVYCSEITGNLVKSKLRVQEQYIHALPIDTECIVNGVKIILLDANHCPGAVMILFRLPNGHVILHTGDFRADPTMERSLLADHRVHTLYLDTTYCSPEYTFPSQQEVIQFAINTAFETVTLNPRALVVCGTYSIGKEKVFLAIADVLGSKVGMSKEKYKTLQCLNILEMNSLITTDMCNSLVHLLPMMQINFKGLQNHLKTCGGKYNQILAFRPTGWTHSNKLTSIADVIPQTKGNISIYGIPYSEHSSYLEMKRFVQWLKPQKIIPTVNVGTSKSRSTMEKYFKEWKLEAGY, translated from the exons ATGACTATAAAGCATTTTGCCATGTTAGAAGACATTTTTTTGGAAGAAGACATCTGGGAGTACAAATCCAAAAGAAAACCGAAACCACTACATTCAAATAATTGCTCCGAGAATATCCCAAAATCTGTTGAAAAAGCAACAGATGGAAAACACCAGTCAAAacgaaacagaaataaaaaaagaactgtaGAAGCTAACGAGAAGGCGAAGGCCCCTGAAATGTGCCTTGGAGAAACAGCCAGCCAGACTTCTTTAGCTTCTAGTCAGAACTCTGATGGTGAGGATGGTGTTCAGCAGTGCCAAGACCAGGAGACCACTCCAGGAAAGCACAGCAGGACTCAGAAAAACAAACACGTGTCTCCAAAGATCCGGCCAGTGTACGATGGATACTGTCCAAACTGCCAGATGCCTTTCTCCGCCTTGCTGGGTCAGACACCTCGATGGCATGTTTTTGAGTGTTTGGATTCCCCACCAGTCTCTGAAACAG AGTGTCCTGATGGTCATCTGTGTACTTCAACGATTCCTTCTCACTATAAGAGATACACTCACCTCCTGCTAGCTCGAAGCAGGGCTAGTAATAGTCCTTTTAGCAGTCCATCACGTGGGTCAGGTGGGCGTTTCAGTGAGACTAATTCAGTCTCTCTGTGTAGCCCGGAGGAAAAATGGTCTCTGTATCAGAAACAAACGGACGACGTAAAAAATGTTTCATCTGATCCCTTGTTGGTGACGCAGTGTCTAAGAAAATCTCAGTCTCCAACTGAAACTGATAAAAAGATTTCCTCCTCAGCAAATATCCAAACTTCCCAACCAGCCCCGCAATTTACAGAACTTGTTAATAACGACAAACTGGTAGGAGTTGGTTTCCCGCTTGCTGAGCAGTTAGACAGCCAGAACAACTCAGAACACATAAATTTGCCATTGCCAGAAAATGACTTTAGCAACTGTGAAATCTCCTATTCTCCACTTCAAAGCGATGAAGAAACTTGTGATATAGATGAAAACCTGGATGATTCTCAACAGCAAGTATTTTTTATGGAAAGCTCTGAAGATGGCAGCTTAGAAGATGACAGTAGCTCGACTTTGTTGAAAAAACTCCATGATCCCTTCCTAAAGGACCAGGAGGACAGCTGCCCCGAAGTGGATAGCTTCCTAACTCAGGATAAATACAATAAAGAATTGTATAAATGCAATACTCTGAATGATTCGTCTCAACTTACTTTCCAAAACAAGAGTATTCTTTCACGTGAGAATCCTGCATATACTGATGACGATTTTATGTTGTTTCCACCTGCGTTAGGAGGGGTGTTTACCTCTCCTGGTTATCAGGCCACCAAAGCAAAACCTGATGAGTCAGCATTTCACTCATCTCAatcaagtaaaaagaaacaggtcacTGAGCCATCAGCTGTTTGCAATCAGATTTCTCTTCCATTACTTAAGAGTAAGGTGTCAAAACCTTTTGAAAGCCAGGGAGGAGGGTGTGGTTCTCTCCACCCAACCCAAGGTAAACGTAGAGAATTATCAAGTAGGAATTTCAATGCTAAGAACAATACTAACTCAGGATGTTTCTGCAGGAAGGCATTTGATGGTTTGCTAGACAGTAAAGATACGGCTTTAAATACAGAGACATTGCCTAGTACACCTACTGCTGCTAAGTCTTTGAAAGTATTGCCATCTGGTCCTAAGCGTGGTGCAACACCCCCTTCTGCAAAGGTAATGAAGCAAATGGATATAGGTGTGTATTTTGGACTACCccccaaaagaaaggaagagaagtcaCTGGAGGAAAATGCATTAGAAGAGATGAACTTAAATGCAGTTGTAAGTCCTAATGAAAAGAGGTCCCGGCAGTGCAAGAGGAAAGCAGAAAAATCTTTAGGTGATTTAGAATTAGAGGCAAATAATTTAAGTGAGAGTCGGCCGTCTGTGGAACTTTCTAGTAAGAAGTCACAACATCAAAGAAAGAGACTTAAAAAGTCAGATTCACCACAGGAATCAGTACATCAGAAGAGCTCAGATCACCTTATTAACAAGACAGAATCTGGAAAAGTCAATTTAAGTAAAGACAAAGCCTTCAAATCAACTCATGAGAGACTGCAGAGAAAGAGGATGAAAACCCCGGAATCAGATCATGCAggagaattaagaaaaaggaCATGTCCGTTCTATAAGAAAATCCCTG GAACTGGCTTTACAGTCGATGCCTTTCAGTATGGACACGTTGAAGGTTGCACAGCCTATTTCCTCACACATTTTCATTCTGACCATTATGCTGGATTGTCTAAAAACTTCACGTTTCCAGTTTATTGTAGTGAG ATAACTGGCAATTTGGTGAAGAGCAAACTTCGTGTGCAAGAACAGTATATCCATGCATTGCCAATAGATACTGAATGTATAGTGAATGGTGTCAAAATTATTTTGCTAGATGCCAATCA CTGTCCAGGAGCCGTCATGATCCTTTTTCGTCTGCCTAATGGTCACGTCATATTACACACCGGAGACTTCAGAGCAGACCCCACCATGGAGCGTTCTCTTCTTGCAGACCATAGAGTCCACACGCTGTACTTAGACACAAC GTATTGCAGCCCAGAATACACCTTTCCTTCTCAGCAAGAGGTTATCCAGTTTGCCATCAACACTGCCTTTGAGACTGTAACTCTAAACCCACGTGCTCTTGTTGTCTGTGGCACGTATTCTATTGGAAAAGAGAAAGTCTTTCTAG CCATTGCTGATGTTTTAGGTTCAAAAGTGGGAATgtccaaagaaaaatataaaacattacagTGCCTCAATATACTGGAAATGAATTCTCTTATCACTACAGACATGTGCAATTCACTGGTTCACCTTCTCCCAATGATGCAAATTAATTTCAAG GGTTTGCAGAATCATTTGAAGACGTGTGGTGGGAAATATAATCAAATTTTGGCTTTTCGACCTACAGGATGGACGCACTCTAATAAGTTAACTAGTATAGCAGATGTTATTCCCCAGACCAAAGGAAACATTTCAATATATG GGATTCCTTATAGTGAACACAGCAGCTACCTAGAAATGAAACGTTTTGTGCAGTGGttgaagccacagaaaatcatacCTACCGTGAATGTTGGTACTTCGAAATCTAGGAGCACGatggagaaatattttaaagagtgGAAATTGGAAGCTGGATATTGA